In Juglans regia cultivar Chandler chromosome 5, Walnut 2.0, whole genome shotgun sequence, the following are encoded in one genomic region:
- the LOC108997800 gene encoding uncharacterized protein LOC108997800 gives MKNKASRILKQMIVTLSSMAKAKALDLKSKTRVINSRLIIFSLLHKKKFLMVSSLSHSIQQRKSSVSQKLRALLGHHDKHSHVEEDVYVSDQTHAIVPYKDTINAMAIESLPDPTHTELFEEKYDGYLDEADEKDEEKYLDFDDQDSVDSMIDLVMNSKEEAGEELSLQLEHDIDHVADIFIKRFHRQLRMQKQLSFSDVPGGIEAAEECGVSCLLV, from the coding sequence ATGAAGAACAAAGCATCCAGGATATTGAAGCAGATGATAGTTACGTTGAGCTCAATGGCAAAGGCTAAAGCCCTGGATCTCAAGAGCAAAACAAGGGTCATCAATTCTCGCCTGATTATATTCTCGTTGCTTCACAAGAAGAAGTTCCTCATGGTCAGTTCACTCTCCCACAGTATTCAGCAAAGAAAGAGCTCCGTCTCTCAGAAGCTCCGTGCTTTGCTTGGTCATCACGACAAACATTCCCACGTTGAAGAAGATGTCTATGTTTCAGACCAAACCCACGCCATTGTTCCCTACAAGGATACCATTAACGCCATGGCCATCGAGTCCCTCCCCGACCCAACTCATACAGAGTTGTTTGAGGAGAAATATGACGGCTACTTGGACGAAGCAGATGAAAAGGATGAAGAAAAGTATCTGGATTTTGATGATCAAGATTCGGTAGATTCCATGATAGACTTGGTGATGAATTCAAAGGAAGAGGCAGGGGAAGAACTCAGCCTGCAACTGGAACACGATATAGATCACGTTGCAGACATCTTCATAAAGAGGTTTCATAGACAGCTGCGGATGCAGAAGCAGCTTTCCTTTTCGGACGTACCCGGAGGCATCGAGGCTGCAGAGGAGTGCGGAGTGTCTTGTttgttagtttaa